One window from the genome of Oryza glaberrima chromosome 3, OglaRS2, whole genome shotgun sequence encodes:
- the LOC127768788 gene encoding rhodanese-like domain-containing protein 10 has translation MAMGAAAAPWYGAIGGGGSRRARVRAQAAAPWAGGAEELVRSGAVRAVRAREAAGAMSAEGFRLLDVRPEWERARAAVRGSAHAPLFVGDDDTGPVTLLKKWVHFGYIGLWTGQSFTKMNDRFLDDVAAAAGEGKDAKLLVACGEGLRSLIAVRMLYDDGYKNLAWLAGGFSKCVDGDFADVEGESKLQYATVGGVSYIFLQILLLLRVVK, from the exons ATGGCGATgggagccgcggcggcgccatggtacggcgccatcggcggcggtggctcgcggcgcgcgcgggtgagggcgcaggcggcggcgccgtgggcaGGAGGCGCGGAGGAGCTGGTGCGGTCGGGCGCGGTGCGGGCGGtgcgggcgagggaggcggcgggggcgatgTCCGCGGAGGGGTTCCGGCTGCTGGACGTCCGGCCGGAgtgggagcgcgcgcgcgccgccgtgcggggCTCGGCGCACGCGCCGCTGTTCGTCGGGGACGACGACACGGGCCCCGTCACGCTGCTCAAGAAGTGGGTCCACTTCGGCTACATCGGCCTCTGGACCGGCCAGTCCTTCACCAAGATGAACGACCGCTTCctcgacgacgtcgccgccgccgccggcgaaggcaAGGACGCCAAGCTGCTCGTCGCCTGCGGCGAAGGCCTCCG GTCGTTGATCGCGGTGAGGATGCTGTACGACGACGGGTACAAGAACCTGGCGTGGCTCGCCGGAGGGTTCAGCAAGTGCGTCGACGGCGACTTCGCCGACGTGGAGGGGGAGAGCAAGCTGCAGTACGCCACCGTGGGTGGGGTGTCCTACATCTTCCTCCAGATCCTGCTTCTGCTGCGGGTAGTCAAGTGA